Below is a window of Nitrospinota bacterium DNA.
GGTTTCAATGATAAGTCATGGCTGTTTTTTAAGTAATAAGGGAAAATTCATTAATGTCTGGTTTTACATTTTCAGAAGAGCAGGAAAAGGAAATTGAAAGCATTTTAGCTAAATATCCTTTTAAAAAATCGGCAATGCTGCCTTTGCTGACTCTTGTGCAGCGCGCTGAAAGAGTGGTTTCACCGGAGGCCATGGTGGCTATCAGTCAGAAGCTGGATTGTTCGCCAGCCTACGTTCAATCAGTCATGTCGTTTTACACGATGTACCACACCAGGAAGATGGGCAAATACATTATCCTGTTCTGCATCAACATCAGTTGCCAGTTGAACGGTTGCGATAAGTTGCTCGAGTATACGGCGAAAAAACTGAATATTGAGGTTGGCGAAACAACGCCAGACGAAAAATTCTCTCTGCTTCGGGAAGAATGCCTGGCGGACTGCACCAACGCTCCGATGATGCGAGTCAATGATACTTTTTATGGAGATTTGACGGAGCAGCGTATCGACCAGATTCTTGATTCTTTGGAATGAACAATGACACAGATTCTATTTAAAAATATAAATATGAAAGACCTTCATACGATGAAGGTCTATGAAGAGCAGGGCGGTTACCAATCCCTGAAAAAAGCTTTTGCGAAAAAACCGGAAGAGATTGTTGAGGCGGTCAAGGAATCGGGTTTGAGGGGCCGTGGAGGTGCTGGTTTCCCGACAGGATTAAAATGGAGTTTTCTCGCGAAGGATGTGTTCCCCCGTTATCTTTGCTGCAACGCCGATGAATCCGAACCGGGGACATGTAAGGACCGGGAGCTTCTGCTCAAGAACCCGCATCTGTTGATAGAGGGAATGATCGTTTGTTCCTACGCTTGTCAGA
It encodes the following:
- a CDS encoding NAD(P)H-dependent oxidoreductase subunit E; translation: MSGFTFSEEQEKEIESILAKYPFKKSAMLPLLTLVQRAERVVSPEAMVAISQKLDCSPAYVQSVMSFYTMYHTRKMGKYIILFCINISCQLNGCDKLLEYTAKKLNIEVGETTPDEKFSLLREECLADCTNAPMMRVNDTFYGDLTEQRIDQILDSLE